The Collibacillus ludicampi region ATCCGCATCCCGTACAGCCGCGTTCTCAGGTGTGGTGACAACAATCGCTTTCTCCGCCCCGGCGATGGCAATCTTGAACCCTTGCTCGATGCCCGCAGGACAATCGATCACAACATAATCGAACTTTTGTTTCAATTCGTCGACAATTTTACGTACCGTTTCCGGTGATAAAGCTGATTTATCTTTCGTTTGTGATGCGGGCAACAAATAGAGGTGTTCAAAGCGTTTATCTTTGATCAACGCTTGCTCCAAACGGCATTGCCCGGTGACAACGTCGACGATATCATAAATAATTCGATTCTCGAGACCCATGATCACATCCAGGTTACGCAATCCGATATCTGTATCCACCAAACACACTTTTTTCCCTGACAAGGCAAGCGCTGTACCAATATTGGCACTCGTGGTCGATTTACCCACTCCACCTTTGCCAGATGTGATAACGATAGCCTCTCCCATCAGGTCATCCCCTTTTTCTAGCAATCGATTGAAACGGATCAATCGCGTGTACGAATCATATGTAAATACTGCATTTTTTCTACAGCCATTTGCCCCTCCTTGAGATACGCGAATTCCATCTCCGTCGCTTCATATGCCGATCGGTCTTCCGTATCGGGCGCACGAGATATCACACGGCCAATGCGCAACTGGCTCGGTTGAAAATATACGGCTGCAATGATCGCATTTTCATCACCTGTACACCCCGCGTGTGCGACGCCGCGTAATGTACCCATTATATATACATTTCCGGTAGCCATTACGAGGCCACCCGGATTCACATCTCCAATAACGACAATGTCCCCTTGATGCGATACCACTTGACCGGAGCGAACCGTTCCACGATAGATAAGAGGAGGGGACTCTTCCATTTCATAAAAATGTTTCTCATGAGACGAATGAAACGCCTGGATAATCAAATTGCCGCGAGCGGATAACACCTTGCGAACGGATTCCTTCTGCTCTGGAGTGAGTTCACGCTTTCCCGTAAGAACCGTGACGCGGATCAAAGGACCGACCAGAAACTGTCCATGTGATCCAGCGATTTTCCGTTCAAGGTCATGAAGAA contains the following coding sequences:
- the minD gene encoding septum site-determining protein MinD, with the translated sequence MGEAIVITSGKGGVGKSTTSANIGTALALSGKKVCLVDTDIGLRNLDVIMGLENRIIYDIVDVVTGQCRLEQALIKDKRFEHLYLLPASQTKDKSALSPETVRKIVDELKQKFDYVVIDCPAGIEQGFKIAIAGAEKAIVVTTPENAAVRDADRVIGLLEGAKIHGPKLVINRIKPHMVRHGDMLDIDEIVAVLAIDLLGVVPDDEWVISCANRGEPAVLNPNSKASMAYRNIARRIMGDSVPLMVLQEERGFFSRIKRLIGFGK
- the minC gene encoding septum site-determining protein MinC, coding for MGNRMVWELPPTMKPPVTIKGIRDGLVFILHDQCPFEDILHDLERKIAGSHGQFLVGPLIRVTVLTGKRELTPEQKESVRKVLSARGNLIIQAFHSSHEKHFYEMEESPPLIYRGTVRSGQVVSHQGDIVVIGDVNPGGLVMATGNVYIMGTLRGVAHAGCTGDENAIIAAVYFQPSQLRIGRVISRAPDTEDRSAYEATEMEFAYLKEGQMAVEKMQYLHMIRTRD